From Camelus dromedarius isolate mCamDro1 chromosome 23, mCamDro1.pat, whole genome shotgun sequence, a single genomic window includes:
- the CIBAR2 gene encoding CBY1-interacting BAR domain-containing protein 2 — protein sequence MLPHLPNAHTDCQVRVMEETVTNAEKYFGQFCLLLAAYTRKTARLRDKADKLVKQLIDFANTENLEMRTTLRNFAEDLAKVQDYRQAEVERLEFKVVNPLKLYGTQIKQTQAEIKKFKHVRNHEIKQLEKLEKLRQKSPSDRQMISQAETCVQRASVDAGRTTHQLEETVNAFQKQKLKDLQKILSDFVTIEMVFHAKAVEVYSSAFQTLERYDLERDLEDFRAKMHGVHRPYGPRDARPLTDTGPAAAAPWSLAQSAQSTMRSQRKEAESEDSSAEDPVEDLRGQGQGLHH from the exons ATGCTACCACATCTCCCAAATGCACACAC GGACTGCCAGGTGAGGGTGATGGAGGAAACGGTGACCAATGCCGAGAAGTACTTCGGCCAGTTCTGCTTGCTGCTGGCTGCCTACACCCGCAAGACGGCCCGTCTGCGAGACAAGGCCGACAAGCTGGTCAAACAGCTCATCGACTTCGCCAACACTGAGAACCTGGAGATGCGGACCACCCTGAGGAACTTCGCAGAGGACCTGGCCAAAGTACAGGATTACCGGCAGGCTGAG GTGGAGAGGCTGGAGTTCAAGGTCGTCAACCCCCTGAAACTCTACGGGACACAGATAAAGCAGACCCAG GCTGAGATCAAGAAATTCAAACATGTCCGGAACCATGAGATCAAACAACTGGAAAAACTGGAGAAGCTGAGACAGAAGTCCCCTTCGGACAGACAGATGATC TCCCAG GCGGAGACCTGTGTGCAGAGAGCCTCGGTGGATGCCGGCCGTACCACCCACCAGCTGGAGGAGACGGTCAATGCCTTCCAGAAGCAGAAGCTAAAGGACCTACAG AAAATTTTGTCGGATTTCGTGACCATTGAGATGGTCTTCCATGCCAAAGCGGTGGAGGTATATTCCAGCGCCTTCCAGACTCTGGAGAGGTACGATCTGGAGAGAGATCTGGAG GATTTTAGAGCCAAGATGCATGGAGTTCACAGGCCTTACGGGCCTCGCGACGCTCGGCCGCTCACGGACACCGGCCCGGCCGCGGCTGCTCCGTGGTCTCTCGCCCAG agTGCTCAGAGCACCATGCGAAGCCAGAGAAAAGAAGCAGAGAGCGAGGACAGCTCTGCCGAGGACCCCGTGGAGGACctcagggggcaggggcagggcctccACCACTAG